From Cyanobacteriota bacterium:
ACTGGTCTGCTAATGCTGTGTGCTCTAGTGCTCAGCACAGGGCTAACGGTACTGGCTCGGACTGTGGGCAGCATTGTTCCAGGAGCGATCGCGATTGTAAAAATACTTGACCCCCTAGTTTCAGTAGGACTGATTGCCATTGCCTTTGCTGCCATCTACAAAGTAGTGCCCCATGTCAAAATCAAATGGGGGGATGTATGGCTAGGTGCAATCATTACCGCCATGCTCTTTAATCTAGGTAAACTTCTGATTAGTCTGTATCTAACCCGCAGTGGTCTCAGCTCTGCCTACGGTGCTGCTGGATCCCTAGTTGCCATCCTCACGTGGGTCTATTACTCAGCACAGATCTTGTTATTCGGTGCAGAATTTACCAAAATCTATGCCCATACTCATGGTTCACATCGTCCATCCCTATCAACGGGTAAATGAGCTGTTCTGTAATATCGTCTAGTCAACCATCCTGGCCAGCTAATGGCACTCATCAGGTAAGGTCAAGGATACGATGGCAGTTGCAACTCCTAGTAAGAGTGTAAGTCCTTACTATAGAAGGTCATAACTCACCCAGGTATTCCTAGATATTGACCCATGAAGAATGGTGTAGATATCCGGTGCGCTCTGAAGAGTTGTTGATTAGATTAGTACTGAGCTATCACCATTGAGCCAAGCTTAACCATGTTTAACCCTACTAAACTTCTACTAGAGGCGTTTGTTCCAGAGTTCACGGCTGGATTTTATACCACTTATGGTGGCCAAAAGCCTGACTATGCGGAAATTATGGGCTGGGTTGGCAACATGGCGTTGGAGAATATTGCCAACAGCGATGCACTATACCACAACGTGGAACACACGATATTCGTCACGCTTGTGGGGCAAGAAATTTTGAGGGGCAAGCATATCCGGGAAGGTGGTGTTAGCTGTGAAGATTGGCTGCACTTTGCAATTTCTCTTGTTTGCCATGACATTGGCTATGTTAAGGGTGTATGCAGTCAAGACAACATCGAGCGTCGAATTTATGCCACGGGTAGGGGAGATGAGACGATCGAATTACCAAAGGGATCAACTGATGCGAGTTTGACTCACTACCATGTCGATCGAGGCAAACTCTTTATCCAAGAACGGTTTGGTGGACATCCATTAATTGTCTCCGACATCATTAAAGCCAATATAGAACTGACACGCTTCCCGGTACCCAAAGATGGTGACCATGACGACACCGTTAACTATCCTGGCCTAGTGCGTGCGGCTGACTTGATCGGACAGCTTAGTGACCCACGCTATCTTCAGAAAATTCCAGCGTTGTTCTACGAATTTGAAGAAACTGGCATCAACAAAGAACTGGGGTATCGCCATCCAGACGATCTGCGCGTAAACTATCCTCGCTTTTATTGGAATAGCGTTTATCCTTACATTCGAGATGCCCTAGGCTACTTAAAACTTACTCAAGAAGGGAAGCAAATCATCGCCAACCTCTATGCCCACGTCTTTGAAGTTGAACACGAAGTAGACACTAAGTTTTTTGTCTCAGCACCACTAAAGCCTAGTGCTAACTAAAACTTAACCACATCTTAACCTACTCATTAAGCTTTCCTTTACATAGTTCATTACGCTAGTGGATGAGCCTTATCGGTATAGTGAGCAACTCGTTTATCTCCAAACGTTGAAGGCTAGTGGCTGAGGAATGCGATTGCGTTGCAAGACCTGTCTTGCAGGTCAAGGGGTTGGTGTAAGCCACGTTTCATAGCATGTCAATGATTTTGCTGCTATGGGGCTTGCATCGTTGCTTAATGGTGTACGTTGCAAGTCTAGGTTAGTCCTGAGTTAGTAGTTGCTTAACCTATACACCCGTTAGGGGAGCGGCTCTGTAGAGATTGTGGTGCATTCTGATGTTGATTCGATAGTTGCCCATTGGTGGTTAGACGTTGCGTGAACTAGTTATCTGTGCACATGGGTAGGAGCAGATTCTTAGCAGTGCTCACGTCATCTAGAGTTCAGTAGTGGCAAATTCT
This genomic window contains:
- a CDS encoding metal-dependent phosphohydrolase, with the protein product MFNPTKLLLEAFVPEFTAGFYTTYGGQKPDYAEIMGWVGNMALENIANSDALYHNVEHTIFVTLVGQEILRGKHIREGGVSCEDWLHFAISLVCHDIGYVKGVCSQDNIERRIYATGRGDETIELPKGSTDASLTHYHVDRGKLFIQERFGGHPLIVSDIIKANIELTRFPVPKDGDHDDTVNYPGLVRAADLIGQLSDPRYLQKIPALFYEFEETGINKELGYRHPDDLRVNYPRFYWNSVYPYIRDALGYLKLTQEGKQIIANLYAHVFEVEHEVDTKFFVSAPLKPSAN